One Burkholderia cepacia genomic window carries:
- a CDS encoding glycoside hydrolase family 32 protein: protein MRFTLPRFPFHAALLLACTAGAHAAAPYVAPCTAPVADGTPQWRPALHYTPQRNWMNDPNGLVYDNGRYHLFYQHNPLGNDWGNMSWGHATSTDLVHWREQPVAMRANATEEIFSGSIVADTRNTSGLGTPGRTPLVALYTSVYKAGSGHAPGTQAQSLAYSLDHGTTWQPYARNPVLTLAPESKQFRDPKVSWYAPGGYWLMTTVVADAHVVKLYRSDDLIHWNFLSDFTLPGVPHDGALWEMPDLVPLPLDGDPARTRWVMIVNVNPWSIAGGSGAMYFVGHFDGRTFTPDRVAPAGSDPAQFRWVDHGADFYAAGTFSGAPGSRPVAIAWMNNWDYAAKVPTAPWRGAMTLPRAFALKTIDGEPTLVVAPAAAFDAWADGRPATHLGDVSVASATRELPAATRGTVQRITLTLTPRSAARAGLVVRRSADGSVGTRIVYDTAKRTLTLDRSQSGEANFSNAFSRQHIVNLPLEHGLLRLEIVVDRGSVEVFANGGRVALTDLIFPPGDADRVAVFAEHGRATFGGLTVTNLAGPDDAGRACDAPR, encoded by the coding sequence ATGAGATTCACGCTACCCCGTTTTCCCTTCCACGCGGCGCTGCTGCTCGCGTGCACGGCCGGCGCGCACGCCGCCGCGCCCTACGTCGCCCCCTGCACCGCGCCCGTCGCCGACGGCACGCCGCAATGGCGACCCGCGCTCCATTACACGCCGCAGCGCAACTGGATGAACGACCCGAACGGGCTCGTCTACGACAACGGACGCTATCACCTGTTCTACCAACACAATCCGCTCGGCAACGACTGGGGCAACATGTCGTGGGGCCACGCGACGAGCACCGATCTCGTCCACTGGCGCGAGCAGCCGGTCGCGATGCGCGCGAACGCGACGGAGGAAATCTTCTCCGGCTCGATCGTCGCCGACACCCGCAATACGTCCGGCCTGGGCACGCCCGGCCGCACGCCGCTCGTTGCGCTTTATACAAGCGTGTACAAGGCGGGCTCCGGACACGCGCCGGGCACTCAGGCGCAGTCGCTCGCGTACAGCCTCGATCACGGCACGACGTGGCAACCTTACGCACGCAATCCGGTGCTGACGCTCGCCCCGGAATCGAAACAATTTCGCGATCCGAAAGTGTCGTGGTATGCGCCGGGCGGCTACTGGCTGATGACGACGGTCGTCGCCGATGCGCACGTCGTGAAGCTCTATCGCTCGGACGACCTGATCCACTGGAATTTCCTGAGCGACTTCACGCTGCCGGGCGTGCCGCACGACGGCGCGCTGTGGGAAATGCCCGACCTCGTGCCGCTGCCGCTCGACGGCGACCCCGCACGAACACGGTGGGTCATGATCGTCAACGTCAACCCGTGGTCGATCGCCGGCGGCTCGGGCGCGATGTATTTCGTCGGCCACTTCGACGGCCGCACGTTTACGCCGGATCGCGTCGCTCCCGCCGGCTCCGATCCCGCGCAGTTCCGCTGGGTCGACCATGGCGCGGACTTTTACGCAGCCGGCACCTTCTCGGGCGCGCCCGGCTCACGACCGGTCGCGATCGCGTGGATGAACAACTGGGACTACGCGGCGAAAGTGCCGACCGCGCCGTGGCGCGGCGCGATGACGCTGCCGCGCGCGTTCGCGCTGAAAACGATCGACGGCGAACCGACGCTCGTCGTCGCGCCGGCCGCCGCGTTCGACGCATGGGCGGACGGCCGGCCCGCGACGCATCTCGGCGACGTGAGCGTCGCGTCGGCGACGCGTGAACTGCCGGCCGCGACGCGCGGCACGGTGCAGCGGATCACGCTGACGCTCACGCCGCGGTCGGCCGCGCGCGCGGGGCTCGTCGTGCGGCGCTCGGCGGACGGCTCGGTCGGCACCCGGATCGTGTACGACACCGCGAAGCGCACGCTGACGCTCGACCGGTCGCAATCCGGCGAAGCGAATTTCTCCAACGCATTCAGCCGGCAGCACATCGTGAACCTGCCGCTCGAGCACGGGCTGTTGCGGCTCGAGATCGTCGTCGATCGCGGCTCGGTCGAAGTGTTCGCGAACGGCGGCCGCGTGGCGCTCACCGACCTGATCTTCCCGCCCGGCGATGCCGACCGTGTCGCCGTGTTCGCCGAGCACGGCCGCGCGACGTTCGGCGGGCTGACGGTGACGAACCTCGCGGGGCCGGACGATGCCGGCCGTGCTTGCGACGCGCCGCGCTAG
- a CDS encoding LysR family transcriptional regulator, which translates to MLSEEEFALLDAIRATGSLSRAAARLGKAPSTVSHAARQLETRFDALLFDRRGYRLQLTPAGQLLTDEAARLALDVARLTQRVRQVASGWEDRLWIVSDEVLEFDTLLPVVHAFDALDSGVSLRFTHEVLGGTWEALRDGRADLVVGATNEPPAIPGFKWFELGAMEWVFAVSPRHPLAAVSGALTRDAIGAHRAVVVADSSRRAAGRAYGLLGGQAVLAVPSMRAKILAQRDGLGVGWVPRRRVASLLARGELVERQTADPREPNRLYVAWHGDRDGRALQWWLEQLRAPRLAQRLLDGIDVVP; encoded by the coding sequence ATGTTGTCTGAAGAAGAATTCGCGCTGCTCGACGCGATCCGCGCCACCGGCAGCCTGTCGCGTGCGGCCGCGCGGCTCGGCAAGGCGCCGTCGACGGTGTCGCACGCGGCGCGCCAGCTCGAAACACGCTTCGACGCGCTGCTGTTCGACCGGCGCGGCTACCGGCTGCAGCTCACGCCGGCCGGACAGCTGCTGACCGACGAGGCGGCGCGGCTGGCGCTGGACGTCGCGCGGCTGACGCAGCGCGTGCGGCAGGTCGCGAGCGGCTGGGAAGACCGGCTGTGGATCGTCAGCGACGAGGTGCTGGAGTTCGACACGCTGTTGCCCGTCGTCCACGCGTTCGATGCGCTCGATTCGGGCGTGTCGTTGCGTTTCACGCACGAAGTGCTCGGCGGTACCTGGGAAGCGCTGCGCGACGGCCGCGCGGACCTGGTGGTCGGCGCGACCAACGAGCCGCCGGCGATTCCCGGCTTCAAGTGGTTCGAGCTGGGGGCGATGGAGTGGGTGTTCGCGGTATCGCCGCGCCATCCGCTGGCCGCCGTGAGCGGTGCGCTGACGCGGGATGCGATCGGCGCGCACCGGGCGGTCGTCGTCGCCGATTCGTCGCGGCGCGCGGCCGGCCGCGCGTATGGCCTGCTCGGCGGGCAGGCCGTGCTGGCGGTGCCGTCGATGCGCGCGAAGATCCTCGCGCAGCGCGATGGCCTGGGCGTCGGCTGGGTGCCGCGACGGCGCGTGGCGTCGCTGCTCGCACGCGGCGAGCTCGTCGAAAGACAGACGGCCGATCCGCGCGAGCCGAACCGGCTGTATGTCGCGTGGCACGGCGACCGGGACGGCCGGGCGCTGCAATGGTGGCTCGAGCAGCTCCGTGCGCCGCGCCTCGCGCAGCGGCTGCTCGACGGCATCGACGTCGTGCCGTGA
- a CDS encoding SDR family NAD(P)-dependent oxidoreductase produces the protein MHIDLKGKTAVVTASTAGIGLAIAEGLARAGARVVVNGRSDASVQSALAHLRRAAPGATVEGVAADLSDADGAARVTRAMPQADILVNNAGIYGLKAFFDIDDAEWDHYFQTNVMSGVRLARHYLKGMLERDWGRVVFISSESGLNIPVDMIHYGFTKTAQLSIARGLAKLAAGTRVTVNSVLPGPTMSDGVRALLKETADETGRSVEDVAVEFVRNHRSSSIIQRPATPEEVANLVVYVCSPLASATTGAALRVDGGVVDTIA, from the coding sequence ATGCATATCGATCTGAAAGGCAAGACCGCGGTCGTCACCGCCTCCACCGCCGGCATCGGGCTCGCGATTGCCGAAGGGCTCGCGCGCGCCGGTGCGCGCGTCGTCGTCAACGGCCGCAGCGACGCGTCGGTGCAGTCCGCGCTCGCGCACCTGCGCCGCGCAGCGCCGGGCGCGACCGTCGAAGGCGTCGCCGCCGACCTGTCCGACGCGGACGGCGCCGCACGCGTGACGCGCGCCATGCCGCAGGCCGACATCCTCGTCAACAACGCGGGCATCTACGGCCTGAAGGCGTTCTTCGACATCGACGACGCCGAGTGGGACCACTATTTCCAGACCAACGTGATGTCCGGCGTGCGTCTCGCGCGGCATTACCTGAAGGGGATGCTCGAGCGCGACTGGGGGCGCGTCGTGTTCATTTCGTCGGAATCGGGCTTGAACATCCCAGTCGACATGATCCATTACGGATTCACGAAAACCGCACAGCTGTCGATCGCGCGCGGCCTCGCGAAGCTCGCGGCCGGCACCCGCGTGACCGTCAATTCGGTGCTGCCGGGGCCGACGATGTCGGACGGCGTGCGGGCGCTGCTGAAGGAAACGGCCGACGAAACCGGCCGCAGCGTCGAAGACGTGGCCGTGGAATTCGTGCGCAACCATCGCTCGAGCTCGATCATCCAGCGGCCGGCGACGCCCGAGGAAGTCGCGAACCTGGTCGTCTACGTGTGCTCGCCGCTCGCTTCTGCGACGACGGGCGCCGCGTTGCGGGTGGACGGCGGCGTGGTCGACACGATCGCGTGA
- a CDS encoding AI-2E family transporter, producing MGANVPPSSDSAARPGAQQIARVVLYAGLLALALWVIRDFIPAIAWACVIAISMWPMLKRFESHRLFRERPTVVATVITAAISLLVVLPVAVAATQAIGQAHDLREWLRTIQDNGIPVPDVVARLPVGAPQVAAWWQAHLGHPLHAASAMHGVNSEKFLAFGRQFGTKLAHGLLEFGFMLVTLFVILRAGHKLSGSLLQGARRAFGRNGAELIERMVAAVFGTVTGLVVVGLGEGALLGIAYALAGVPHAALLGLVTAIAAMLPFCAPVVFCGAALWLFVQGATMWAVVVAVLGFVVVFVAEHFVRPVLIGSSARLPFLLVLFGILGGAETFGLIGLFVGPALMTVLTMLWAEWIA from the coding sequence ATGGGCGCAAACGTACCGCCGTCTTCCGATTCCGCCGCGCGTCCGGGCGCGCAACAGATCGCGCGGGTGGTCCTCTATGCGGGACTGCTGGCGCTCGCGCTGTGGGTGATCCGCGATTTCATTCCCGCCATCGCATGGGCCTGCGTGATCGCCATCTCGATGTGGCCGATGCTGAAGCGCTTCGAATCGCACCGGCTGTTCCGCGAGCGGCCGACCGTCGTCGCGACCGTCATCACGGCGGCGATCTCGTTGCTGGTCGTGCTGCCGGTGGCCGTCGCGGCGACCCAGGCGATCGGGCAGGCGCACGACCTGCGCGAGTGGTTGCGCACGATCCAGGACAACGGCATCCCGGTGCCGGACGTGGTCGCCCGGCTGCCGGTCGGCGCGCCGCAGGTCGCCGCGTGGTGGCAGGCCCATCTCGGGCATCCGCTGCATGCGGCGAGCGCGATGCACGGCGTCAACAGCGAGAAATTCCTCGCGTTCGGGCGGCAGTTCGGCACGAAGCTCGCGCACGGGCTGCTCGAATTCGGCTTCATGCTCGTCACGCTGTTCGTGATCCTGCGCGCCGGCCACAAGCTGTCGGGGAGCTTGCTGCAGGGCGCGCGGCGCGCATTCGGGCGCAACGGCGCGGAGCTGATCGAGCGGATGGTCGCGGCCGTGTTCGGCACGGTGACGGGGCTCGTCGTCGTCGGGCTCGGCGAGGGCGCGCTGCTCGGCATCGCGTATGCGCTGGCGGGCGTGCCGCATGCGGCGTTGCTCGGCCTCGTCACGGCGATCGCCGCGATGCTGCCGTTCTGCGCGCCGGTCGTGTTCTGCGGCGCGGCGCTCTGGCTGTTCGTGCAGGGCGCGACCATGTGGGCCGTCGTGGTGGCCGTGCTCGGGTTCGTCGTCGTGTTCGTCGCCGAGCACTTCGTGCGGCCGGTGCTGATCGGCAGCTCCGCGCGGCTGCCGTTCCTGCTCGTGCTGTTCGGCATCCTCGGCGGCGCCGAGACATTCGGCCTGATCGGGCTGTTCGTCGGCCCCGCGCTGATGACGGTGCTGACGATGTTGTGGGCCGAGTGGATCGCGTGA
- a CDS encoding substrate-binding domain-containing protein: MRGVTVKVNLKALSDALGLSRTTVSRALNGYDDVSEATRERVMKAAREMGYVADPTARRLATGRADMIGIVYPFGAGDLGDPRFGEVVAGITERLAERNLDFIIASARPNAELDTYRRIVDGKLVDGLIVARTRVDDPRLAFLASRGFPYVAYGRTERTEPYAWFDFDNAAGAKAAVERLIGFGHRRIAMISAPLALNFAAQRRAGFDAALREAGIEPDPALLVECPFTHDGGLQAVRALLARAERPTALLVDNNIAGGGAFRALVDSGLRLGEDMSLIVYDGVPPDLAHPHRVTAVVQPTGHASGRSLAELMLGMIDGGGRGQRLEMPVVEAGDTDGPPRGNP; this comes from the coding sequence ATGCGAGGAGTGACGGTGAAGGTGAATCTGAAGGCGCTGTCGGACGCGCTCGGGCTGTCGCGGACGACGGTCAGCCGCGCGCTGAACGGTTATGACGACGTCAGCGAGGCAACGCGCGAACGGGTGATGAAGGCCGCGCGCGAGATGGGCTATGTGGCGGATCCGACCGCGCGCCGGCTGGCGACCGGTCGGGCCGACATGATCGGGATCGTCTATCCGTTCGGCGCGGGCGATCTCGGCGATCCGCGTTTCGGCGAGGTCGTCGCGGGCATTACCGAGCGGCTTGCGGAACGCAATCTCGATTTCATCATCGCGTCGGCGCGGCCGAACGCGGAACTGGACACCTATCGGCGCATCGTCGACGGCAAACTCGTCGACGGCCTGATCGTCGCGCGTACGCGGGTCGACGATCCGCGCCTCGCGTTCCTGGCGTCGCGCGGGTTTCCGTATGTCGCGTACGGCCGCACCGAGCGCACGGAACCGTACGCGTGGTTCGACTTCGACAACGCGGCCGGCGCGAAGGCGGCCGTCGAGCGGCTGATCGGGTTCGGGCACCGGCGCATTGCGATGATCAGCGCGCCGCTTGCCCTGAATTTCGCCGCGCAGCGCCGCGCGGGCTTCGACGCCGCGCTGCGCGAAGCCGGCATCGAGCCGGATCCGGCGCTGCTCGTCGAGTGCCCGTTCACGCACGACGGCGGGCTGCAGGCGGTGCGGGCGCTGCTCGCGCGTGCCGAGCGGCCGACGGCGCTGCTGGTCGACAACAACATCGCGGGCGGCGGCGCGTTTCGGGCGCTCGTGGACAGCGGGCTGCGCCTGGGCGAGGACATGTCGCTGATCGTCTACGACGGCGTGCCGCCGGACCTCGCGCACCCGCATCGCGTGACGGCGGTCGTGCAGCCGACCGGCCACGCGTCGGGGCGCTCGCTCGCGGAACTGATGCTCGGGATGATCGACGGCGGCGGCCGCGGACAGCGGCTCGAAATGCCGGTCGTCGAAGCAGGGGACACGGACGGGCCGCCGCGCGGAAATCCATGA
- a CDS encoding SDR family oxidoreductase, with protein MQRFEGKTVLVTGGNSGIGLAAATAFAAEGARVIITGRDVEALAAAQRTLGDGALAIRNEAGSVASARALADAIASAGARLDTVFINAGVAKLAPLADSDEAMWDLVFNTNVKGAYFQIQSLVPLLNRGASIVINGSINAHIGMPGSSVYAASKAAVNSFAKTLSTELLPHGVRVNVVSPGPVQTPLYGKLGLDAATLDETADKIKGLVPIGRFGTPDEIASTVLHLSAPESAFIVGAEIIASGGMGLL; from the coding sequence ATGCAACGCTTCGAAGGAAAGACGGTCCTCGTCACGGGCGGCAACAGCGGCATCGGCCTGGCGGCCGCCACGGCATTCGCGGCCGAAGGCGCGCGGGTCATCATCACCGGGCGCGACGTGGAGGCGCTCGCCGCCGCGCAACGCACGCTCGGCGACGGTGCGCTCGCGATCCGCAACGAGGCCGGCAGCGTCGCGTCGGCCCGCGCGCTGGCCGATGCGATCGCGTCGGCGGGGGCGCGGCTCGACACCGTGTTCATCAACGCGGGCGTCGCGAAACTCGCGCCGCTCGCCGACAGCGACGAGGCCATGTGGGATCTCGTGTTCAACACCAACGTGAAGGGCGCGTATTTCCAGATCCAGTCGCTGGTGCCGCTGCTGAACCGTGGCGCGTCGATCGTGATCAACGGCTCGATCAACGCGCACATCGGGATGCCCGGCTCGTCGGTGTATGCGGCGAGCAAGGCGGCCGTCAATTCGTTCGCGAAGACGTTGTCGACGGAACTGCTGCCGCACGGCGTGCGCGTGAACGTCGTGAGCCCGGGGCCCGTGCAGACGCCGCTCTACGGCAAGCTCGGGCTCGATGCGGCCACGCTCGACGAGACGGCCGACAAGATCAAGGGGCTCGTTCCGATCGGCCGGTTCGGCACGCCGGACGAGATCGCGTCGACGGTGCTGCATCTCAGCGCGCCGGAATCCGCGTTCATCGTCGGCGCGGAGATCATCGCGTCGGGCGGGATGGGCCTGCTTTGA
- a CDS encoding type 1 glutamine amidotransferase domain-containing protein: MKILVVLTSHDTLGDTGKKTGFWLEELAAPYYAFKDAGVELTLASPKGGQPPLDPKSSDPAAQTDATRRFEADAAAKAELAATRKLADVSVDDYDAVFYPGGHGPLWDLAEDLHSIGLIERALAAGKPVAAVCHAPGVLRHVKNPQTGESVVRGKRVTGFTNSEEAAVELTEVVPFLVEDMLKTNGAQFERSADWVPHVVTDGLLITGQNPASSEPAAEALLAQLKRA; this comes from the coding sequence ATGAAGATTCTGGTTGTCCTGACCTCGCACGACACGCTCGGCGACACCGGCAAGAAGACCGGCTTCTGGCTCGAGGAACTGGCCGCGCCGTACTACGCGTTCAAGGATGCAGGCGTCGAGCTGACGCTCGCATCGCCGAAGGGCGGCCAGCCGCCGCTCGACCCGAAAAGCAGCGATCCGGCCGCCCAGACCGACGCGACGCGCCGCTTCGAAGCGGACGCGGCCGCGAAAGCCGAGCTGGCCGCCACGCGCAAGCTGGCCGACGTGTCCGTGGACGACTACGACGCCGTGTTCTACCCGGGCGGCCATGGCCCGCTGTGGGATCTCGCCGAGGACCTGCATTCGATCGGCCTGATCGAGCGCGCGCTGGCGGCCGGCAAGCCGGTGGCGGCCGTCTGCCACGCGCCGGGCGTGCTGCGTCACGTGAAGAATCCGCAGACCGGCGAATCGGTCGTGCGCGGCAAGCGCGTGACGGGCTTCACCAACAGCGAGGAAGCGGCCGTCGAACTGACGGAAGTCGTGCCGTTCCTCGTCGAGGACATGCTGAAGACCAACGGCGCGCAATTCGAGCGCAGCGCCGACTGGGTGCCGCATGTCGTCACCGACGGGCTGCTGATCACGGGGCAGAACCCCGCGTCGTCGGAGCCTGCCGCCGAGGCGCTGCTCGCGCAGCTCAAGCGCGCGTAG
- a CDS encoding NADH:flavin oxidoreductase/NADH oxidase, with the protein MSALFEPFKLKDVTLRNRVAVPPMCQYVAEDGVVNDWHHVHLAGIARGGAGLVIAEATAVSPEGRITPGCAGLWTDAQAEAFAPSVAAIKAAGAVPGIQIAHAGRKASANRPWEGDDHIADGDPRGWQTIAPSAVPFGAHLAKVPREMTHDDIARVQADFVASAKRARDLGFEWLELHFAHGYLGQSFFSVHSNHRTDEYGGSAENRGRFLVDTLAAVRKVWPEHLPLTARLGVIEYDGRDEQTLAESIALTQRLKQEGLDMLSVSVGFSTPDAQIPWGPAFLAPVAERVRREAGLPVSSAWGIDTPQLANRVVAEEQLDLVMVGRAHLADPHWPYYAAKQLGVERPSWTLPAPYAHWLERYKLAAKAA; encoded by the coding sequence ATGTCTGCCCTGTTCGAACCGTTCAAACTCAAGGATGTCACGCTGCGCAACCGCGTCGCGGTGCCGCCGATGTGCCAGTACGTCGCCGAGGACGGCGTCGTCAACGACTGGCATCACGTGCATCTGGCCGGCATCGCGCGCGGCGGCGCGGGCCTCGTGATCGCCGAGGCGACGGCCGTGTCGCCGGAAGGGCGCATCACGCCGGGTTGCGCGGGGTTGTGGACCGATGCGCAGGCCGAAGCGTTCGCGCCGTCGGTCGCGGCGATCAAGGCGGCCGGCGCGGTGCCGGGCATCCAGATCGCGCACGCGGGCCGCAAGGCGAGCGCGAACCGCCCATGGGAAGGCGACGACCATATCGCCGACGGCGATCCGCGCGGCTGGCAGACCATCGCGCCGTCGGCCGTGCCGTTCGGCGCGCACCTGGCGAAAGTGCCGCGTGAAATGACGCACGACGACATCGCCCGCGTGCAGGCCGATTTCGTCGCATCGGCGAAGCGTGCGCGCGATCTCGGCTTCGAATGGCTCGAGTTGCACTTTGCGCACGGTTATCTCGGCCAGAGCTTCTTCTCGGTGCATTCGAACCACCGCACCGACGAATATGGCGGTTCGGCCGAGAATCGCGGCCGCTTCCTCGTCGACACGCTGGCGGCCGTGCGCAAGGTCTGGCCCGAGCACCTGCCGCTGACCGCGCGCCTGGGCGTGATCGAATACGACGGCCGCGACGAACAGACGCTCGCCGAGTCGATCGCGCTCACGCAGCGGCTGAAGCAGGAAGGGCTCGACATGCTGAGCGTGTCGGTCGGTTTCTCGACGCCGGACGCGCAGATTCCATGGGGCCCGGCATTCCTCGCGCCGGTCGCGGAACGCGTGCGCCGCGAGGCCGGGCTGCCGGTGTCGTCCGCATGGGGGATCGACACGCCGCAACTCGCGAACCGCGTGGTGGCGGAAGAGCAGCTCGATCTCGTGATGGTCGGCCGCGCGCACCTCGCCGACCCGCACTGGCCGTACTACGCGGCCAAGCAACTCGGCGTCGAGCGTCCGTCGTGGACGCTGCCCGCGCCGTACGCACACTGGCTCGAACGCTACAAGCTCGCGGCCAAGGCGGCCTGA
- a CDS encoding glycoside hydrolase family 68 protein: protein MTYFPFFRSPQGKRLLLAGGALAAFAAFAVVAHAQTAGAPQPTPHTQQAYDPEGNFTMRWTRADIRQIVAQSHTAGADRNSLPQALTMPDIPQDFPLINSNVWVWDTWPLADLRANQLSYKGWEVIFSLTADPHAGYTFDDRHVHARIGFFYRRAGIPASQRPANGGWTWGGHLFPDGASVKVFGTAPMTNNAEWSGSARLTQGDNVSLYYTATSFNRSAPGGADITPPQAIITRADGHIHADDKHVWFSGFDDHKALLQPDGNYYQTGQQNTYFSFRDPFVFTDPAHPGKTYMVFEGNTGGPRGARSCTEADLGYAPNDPYREDLNAVMNAGAVYQKANVGLAVATNPQLTEWKFLPPILSANCVDDQTERPQIYLKDGKYYLFTISHRTTMAAGVDGPDGVYGFVGNGIRSDFLPLNGGSGLVLGNPTDFSAPAGAPYSQDPNQNPREFQSYSHYVMPGGLVESFIDAIGPRRGGTLAPTVKIGINGTSTAVDRTYGRGGLGGYGDIPANLPAQGPGH from the coding sequence ATGACATACTTTCCCTTTTTTCGCTCGCCCCAGGGCAAACGTTTGCTCCTCGCTGGCGGCGCACTTGCCGCCTTCGCGGCCTTCGCCGTCGTTGCACACGCGCAGACCGCCGGCGCCCCTCAGCCCACGCCCCATACGCAGCAGGCCTACGATCCCGAAGGCAACTTCACGATGCGCTGGACGCGTGCGGACATCCGCCAGATCGTCGCGCAGTCGCACACCGCCGGCGCCGACAGAAACTCGCTGCCGCAGGCGCTGACGATGCCGGACATCCCGCAGGATTTCCCGCTGATCAATTCGAACGTGTGGGTCTGGGATACCTGGCCGCTGGCCGACCTGCGCGCGAACCAGCTCAGCTACAAGGGCTGGGAGGTGATCTTCTCGCTCACCGCCGATCCGCACGCGGGCTACACGTTCGACGACCGTCACGTCCATGCGCGCATCGGCTTCTTCTATCGCCGTGCCGGCATCCCCGCGTCGCAGCGTCCCGCGAACGGCGGCTGGACCTGGGGCGGCCACCTGTTCCCCGACGGCGCCAGCGTCAAGGTGTTCGGCACCGCACCGATGACCAACAACGCCGAATGGTCGGGCTCCGCGCGCCTCACGCAGGGCGACAACGTCAGCCTGTACTACACCGCGACGTCGTTCAACCGCTCGGCACCCGGCGGCGCGGACATCACGCCGCCGCAGGCGATCATCACGCGCGCCGACGGCCACATCCACGCCGACGACAAGCATGTGTGGTTCTCCGGCTTCGACGACCACAAGGCGCTGCTGCAACCGGACGGCAACTACTACCAGACCGGCCAGCAGAACACCTACTTCTCGTTCCGCGATCCGTTCGTGTTCACCGATCCCGCGCACCCGGGCAAGACCTACATGGTCTTCGAGGGCAACACGGGCGGCCCGCGCGGCGCACGGTCCTGCACCGAAGCCGATCTCGGCTACGCGCCGAACGATCCGTACCGGGAAGATCTCAACGCCGTGATGAATGCGGGCGCAGTGTATCAAAAGGCCAATGTCGGCCTGGCGGTCGCGACGAACCCGCAATTGACCGAGTGGAAGTTCCTGCCGCCGATCCTGTCGGCGAACTGCGTCGACGACCAGACCGAGCGCCCGCAGATCTACCTGAAGGACGGCAAATACTACCTGTTCACGATCAGCCACCGCACGACGATGGCGGCCGGCGTCGACGGCCCGGACGGCGTGTACGGCTTCGTCGGCAACGGCATCCGCAGCGACTTCCTGCCGCTGAACGGCGGCAGCGGCCTCGTGCTCGGCAACCCGACCGACTTCTCCGCGCCGGCCGGCGCGCCGTATTCGCAGGATCCGAACCAGAACCCGCGCGAATTCCAGTCGTATTCGCACTACGTGATGCCGGGCGGCCTCGTCGAGTCGTTCATCGATGCGATCGGCCCGCGTCGCGGCGGCACGCTCGCGCCGACGGTGAAGATCGGCATCAACGGAACGTCGACGGCGGTCGATCGCACGTATGGGCGCGGCGGACTCGGCGGCTACGGCGACATTCCGGCGAACCTGCCCGCGCAGGGCCCCGGCCACTGA